The Dehalococcoidia bacterium genome window below encodes:
- a CDS encoding IS66 family transposase, which translates to AAMGELAKVRLLNPVEQQQRIDALERQVGELQAVIAALRAELEQLTRRGKRQAAPFSKDTRVADPKRPGRKPGQGPFHFRAAPLAADLSEPPITVPVTERACPVCGGALVEERVDLASVTDLSEQPQAQVRQYRVSVCRCQTCGKAVRGQHPALAPDQYGATADRVGERLLAAGHVLHHAAGVPLRKVPGVLQLLTGAAVTEGALVQDAQRRVAGPVGEAYTALRAAVATAARVHTDDTGWRVGGSAAFLMAFESDSETVYQIRARHRNEEVREIIGDAFAGVLITDRGKSYDAEALAAVAQQKCLAHLQRSISLVLEMKWARGRSLGLSLRRLLREAQTLWQTQQLAPMAEDYAAQVAALEARLTALLAPRTLPDPDNQRLLDQLRWHHARGSVLRLLSDPRIEPTNNRAERALRPAVIARKVSQCSKNERGAETFAAFASVTRTIRQRGGALLDDLLTTFRTGRVPAPLPP; encoded by the coding sequence TAGCGGCTATGGGCGAGTTGGCGAAGGTCCGTCTCCTGAACCCCGTCGAGCAGCAGCAGCGCATCGACGCGCTGGAGCGGCAGGTGGGCGAACTGCAGGCGGTGATTGCCGCCCTGCGGGCCGAACTGGAGCAACTCACCCGGCGCGGCAAGCGCCAGGCGGCGCCGTTCAGCAAGGACACGCGCGTCGCCGACCCCAAACGCCCGGGACGCAAGCCGGGCCAGGGCCCCTTTCACTTCCGCGCCGCCCCGTTGGCCGCAGACCTGAGTGAGCCGCCGATCACGGTGCCGGTGACCGAGCGGGCGTGCCCCGTCTGCGGCGGCGCGTTGGTCGAAGAGCGGGTAGACCTCGCCTCAGTGACCGACCTCTCGGAGCAACCGCAAGCGCAGGTGCGGCAGTACCGTGTGTCGGTGTGCCGCTGCCAGACCTGTGGCAAGGCCGTGCGCGGCCAGCACCCGGCACTGGCGCCTGACCAGTACGGCGCCACGGCGGACCGGGTCGGCGAGCGGCTGCTTGCGGCCGGCCACGTCCTCCACCATGCAGCGGGCGTGCCGCTGCGCAAAGTGCCAGGCGTCCTCCAGCTTCTCACCGGCGCGGCGGTGACTGAGGGTGCGCTCGTCCAGGATGCGCAGCGCCGGGTCGCGGGGCCGGTGGGCGAGGCGTACACCGCCTTGCGGGCCGCGGTGGCGACGGCCGCGCGAGTGCACACCGATGACACCGGCTGGCGGGTGGGCGGCAGCGCCGCCTTCCTGATGGCGTTTGAGTCCGACAGCGAGACGGTCTACCAGATCCGGGCGCGGCATCGCAACGAGGAGGTGCGGGAGATCATCGGTGATGCCTTCGCGGGCGTGCTGATCACCGACCGCGGCAAAAGCTACGACGCGGAGGCGCTCGCCGCCGTCGCCCAGCAGAAGTGCCTGGCCCATCTCCAGCGTTCGATCAGCCTGGTGCTGGAGATGAAATGGGCACGCGGCCGCTCGCTGGGGCTTTCGCTGCGGCGGCTGTTGCGCGAGGCGCAGACGCTGTGGCAGACGCAGCAGCTGGCACCGATGGCGGAGGACTACGCCGCGCAGGTGGCGGCGTTGGAGGCGCGGCTGACGGCGCTGTTGGCGCCGCGCACGCTGCCGGACCCGGACAACCAGCGGCTGCTGGACCAACTGCGCTGGCACCATGCCCGGGGCAGCGTGCTGCGCTTGCTCAGCGACCCGCGCATTGAGCCGACCAACAACCGCGCGGAGCGGGCGCTGCGGCCGGCGGTGATTGCCCGCAAGGTCTCGCAGTGTTCGAAGAACGAACGGGGCGCGGAGACCTTCGCCGCCTTCGCCAGCGTGACGCGCACCATTCGCCAACGTGGCGGTGCGCTGCTCGACGACCTGCTGACCACCTTCCGCACCGGCCGCGTGCCCGCACCGCTCCCGCCGTAG